aaaaatagaaaacagaagagggaaaaggagatagCATGTTAATGGATGCAACAGCTGTTAAATAAGATgatggtgaaaggcaacaggtaggatttaaagtgggacgtctgtgcttggaggcttgcaaatattcctgttaacagactagctagcgttagctaacactgggaatgtagcagccaaatattcatgttaacagactagctagtgttagctaacactgggaatgtagcagccaaatattcctgttaacagactagctagcgttagataacactgggaatgtagcagccaaatattcatgttaacagactagctagtgttagctaacactgggaatgtagcaTCCAGATGAGGGTTTACAGCTAGCTTAGAATATGCAAAACCGAGGTTGCTGAGCTGAAAACTGGTAAATATAAGGTAGCATGTACAATAGATGACAATaatctggaaaacataactaatgCAATAACTCTGGTTCACCATGGAATCAtgcatatattttgttttaccatTAGCTGTCACACATATACAGgctatagttactagttacaggCTACTAGTATCTGTAGGGTGACATGGAAGCTGTAATTACAGGgtcacatctctctctgtctgtgctaagtggctctccatatttgtactttttaaaatccaaaatgtgaatgtaatttcaacagcagcacaaccttaCTGCATACTAGTTGTCTTATCTAATGCCATCACTAGGCTGATTTAAGAATTGAATTGAGGCTGCtatatttaacagtgagttcatttcattcaggtgtgaggatggtggatcaggaaagacaggaaggcaacaggtaggtctAACATTAGGTGGAAGTGTAGAGACACTTGATACCAACAGATTAATTTcctaatattattaatatggaaaaactaatatggaaaatctattacataatgtttgtttgacagtATGTTTTAGTGCAGAAGAACACAGACAAGGAGTGAATGAGAAAGATATGAGGTCGGCGATGgcatcaggtagagatgagaccagtgatgacatcacgaagagatgagaccagtgatgacatcacatagagatgagaccagtgatgacatcaggtagagatgagaccagtgatgacatcaggtagagatgagaccagtgatgacatcaggtagagatgagaccagtgatgacatcaggtagagatgagaccagtgatgacatcaggtagagatgagaccagtgatgaaatCAGGTAGGAGTTCTACTAGTTAGACCACACTAAACTAAAGGTCCAGTATGGTTTGAAGTTCTGTTGACCAACCTATTCACTGTGTCCTTTTTGTGGGAAAAATagtgcagacagagatggagaatATAACAATTAGCCTGTCTGACAGTGTGTGGGGTGCCAAAATCGTTGCTGCATACCCCTCTGACACTGGGTAGTTACGCCCCTGAACAGGTGTAGACATAAAATATGATTATGAGCTAATTTACTGAATCAACCAACTCAgtctcctttcttttctttcttttcatccacatCATTAaagtctgatgctgctgctggcggTTCACTTTGATTTTGCCCAAGAGCTGCAGACCGAGATACCTGCTCACTGGAAGTTTCTATCCTTCTGTCAACTATTTTAGAGTGCACGTGATGTTCCTGGGCTCACGTCCACACAGGGAAcgctctctgctgctcctctgtggAGGTCAGACAATAATAACAAACCACTTTGAAAGTAGTGAAAGATGGGatttacatgtacatgtacaaaAGCTATTGCAATTTGACCAAAACAATGATAACATGCTTTTATCTTGAGCACAAGTAACTCGAGAAATGTATCAAAGCGACTGAGAACAACTGTAAATGAGTTGAGCTGCTCTACAATCTGTCCCTATCTTCctctggttgggaatcactgcccCGGTATAATGTAGAGAGGGAGAGCGCCCTCTGCTAGCAAGATCTGTGCTAacatcctagagacacacctggtaacagaatacaggtaagagacaggaataacaccatcacacatcctagagacacacctggtaacagaatacaggtaagagacaggaataacaccatcacacatcctagagacacacctggtaacagaatacaggtaagagacaaAGTCATCATGTGTTTGACACTTTATGTTTCTCTGAATTAAAGAATGTTATGACCAAATGACcaaatgtgacaaataaaaatcctCAAATCTTGATATTGAAGAAGCAGGAagctgtaaatatttattattttagtttagaAGATGTTACAGACACATACCAAGTCTGATGACTAACTTTAGGTAAATGTTTAAAGTTTTCATCTCTAATAAGGTGACAGAACAACAATCATACATATAATTACTTTATAATATTACTCTCACGAAAGAAAGAGatttatgctgcgttccagactaAATTTTTAGTCCGTAAGTTacaacttcaagtcacgacttggtagcgttccaggcaaagtcacgagCTGGCTAGCTAAACATTGGGCCCTTGGCAGGGTTCAGGTTAGGCTACCTAACGTTCACATTAGCTAGTGGCTACCTaatgttgacgttagctagcgctacctaacgttgatgttagctagcgctagctgatactagcgatttcctGTACCTTTAGTAGTACACaattgtatgtgtattgttttgattaaaataaaatatatgaagtTTATGACCAAATGAGACAAATAAAAATCCTCAAATCTTCATCTTGAAGAAGCTGTAAATATTTAGTATTTTAGTTTAGAAGAtgttacagacacacaacaagtCTCATgactaaaataatatataaataaaaatatattaaaaaaaagtttgcatcTCTAATAAGGTGACAGAACAACAATCATGCATATAATTACTTTATAATATTACTCTCATATGAAGAAAGAGATTTAGTCTGATGAAAATagattttaaatattcaacattaaagataatttatattttaaacacattaaataatgttaatgttaaaacatctcCACCACAAcctgaaaaacaaacataaaatatcagaaatcagtaaaacatgtcGGTTATATTTCCccacagacgataaatcagaTAAATTTTAAAGTCTTGTTTTATTCTAAGTGTATTAGTCTATTAGTCTAAAAACCAAATATATTAAGTTTatgataaaatataaaaaagaaaagcatcaaatcttCATGTTTGAGAAGCTGTGAATATATTTAGTGTTTCTGTCTGGAAGATGTTACAGTCACATCAAGTTTTAGGgaaatgtttaaagtttgcatCTCTAATAACCAGAGCCACACAGAATCTGCAGACAGAATATTACccagattttaaacaaattaaaataaaacatctccacctccaacctgataAACAATCGGTTCAATTATGCGCCGCGACAAGCGGGCACAACCCTGTGAATCTGTCGTGTTCGTACTCATCACACGCTGTAAGGAATTTGTCCAAATGAGGCCCTAAGGCCTgtcaaaagaaaatattttattaacaaaagcGGAGCTTCTGCTTGTCAGAGTATCGGCACAAGACGTCCATAATCATGACTATGCTAATGTAGCTAACTATGCTAAtgtagctaactttagctatcaACAATAACGGTCTGTGGTTAGGAAAGACTAGGATTACCACTATGTGTTATAAATCCACCTGTGATTAGGAAGATATGAAACCACAGTCAGCTGATCTCATCCAGTTGTACAGCAGGGATACAGTATCTCCATGGTTACCACACATTGATCGCCTGGTGTTTACTGGCGGAGCGTTGTCCATCACATGACGCGACTACGCAGGCCAAGGGTCGCTCCCCGTGTGAAAAACCCTTTACTCTCAAACAAAGAAAGATATTTTATCTCattaaaatagattttaaagAAGAAACAGTAAATCAGTAAAACATGTTGATTATATTTCCCAAAGCTGATAAATCAGATAAATAGTAAAGTCTTGTTTTATTCTAACAGTCTGAAGCCGAAATATATTAAGTTTATCACcaaatatgacaaagaaaagcatcaaatcttcatatttgagaagctagaagctgtgaatatatTTAGTATTTCTGCTTGCAAAGAACCAGACTTTTCTCTGATGAAACCAGACGCAGCAACTCAACATTACagctcctccctcttcctcctcctcttgttgGTCTTCTTGTCTTCCTTGTGGAAGACTTTTCCATCGGCCTGCTTCCTCCAGCTCAGCTTGATGTTGTCGTCCAGCCCCTGGGCCCTCAGCTTCTGTTTCAGCTGAGACACAAAACTTATCttatctcatttgttttttcataaaGGTAAAACTGTATAAAACCTGATTTACCTGCTTCAACATGGCCTCCATCACAGCAGGGTCATTCAGATCCAGATTCTTCTTGTTCTCAAACTTCACTTTCATCACTTTCTTTGAAACAGGAACCACTttgtaaaaatcaaacaaactttATGAGTTCAAACATTTCTGTGTGGATAATAATCATCATCCTGTTCATTCCTCATCATCAGTTTAAACAATAGATTCAACACTAACTGATCATCTGCAGCTGATCACCACTGCATGCTAACTTTACTAACTATTCCATAGAAATGATCCACATCATCATGTTCACATTTACTCTCCACAACCTGATGTTTGGTGTTTAGAATCCCGGGTTAGCACTAGGGAGGTAACGATGGTTAAACATGGATAAAAATGTGTAAGATATGTTTGGATAATTATTTGTCAAAGAATAGACAGAAACACTGAAGATTCAAAGTTCATTTTTACTTGCGCAAGTAAGGAGCCAGTTACAGCACTCATTTCaaagaatatactgtatgttttttggAGTACATCAACTTACCAGTCCGAACAGTAAAATAGTCCCATGAAATCATTGTTTTAATAGTTGTAACATACAATGATAGCCGAATCCAGAGTTGTTTAACAAGGCATAATGAACGTCCCTGATTGCAGGCTCACATGACGCTTCTCCCGAGTTCCTGTAGCTGTAATACTGGCTGgaatttatcatttatttctgGTTAACTAAAGAATATATTTTGTGTTCTtgtatgtaattaaaaaaagttcTAAACATGATAGAAATATGCATATGTTTGCTGGCAGAAGGTCCATTTTTCAGTTTGTTATTTCAGCCACTAGGTGGCGGTGTCACACGCCAAGTATCGTTTGaaataaaaaggtaaatatTGCAATAACGGGTAAAGAACTTTTcccacttcggtccccctacaggttgaaAGCGGAAttgtgcattacattacattatgcaagtatgccagatcgggtagcggatctgtagttcgaatgaactggacaatgtaatgtaatggacaattccgcttccaacctgtagggggactgaagcgggaaaagttctctagtgttgctttaaaacatGTATGTAGACAACGTTAAAGTAAAATCTGTGTCGATGGATTCATGTGTCGTGGCTGATGCCAGTGTTTCCATGTTTAGCAAGGCAATGTTATCATGCAGTAAGCCTCACCTATGCTATTGAATGTGGTTATTGGTCAAATACAACAAGTgtttatgtattttgtattgtatttagacaTAAGAGTGACAAGTGTGTGAAGTTGTGCGCTCCCTGGTGAAGTCTGTATTTAGAGTCTGTATTCTGTGGAATGTAAGTGTTTTCAAAGTCAAACTGTATTTAACTTTATTGTGAAGGtatatttacattgttttattctgttttcTATGTCAGTGTCCAAAGCCCACTGGCGTATGTTTTAGatgattttgttttaattctttCAGGCCACGCCCAGTCTTTGAGTCTGATGCGGtccacatgaagaaaaaaagaagtcaacAGTCAgataaaaaaattggatctgtGAAAAAATCTGAATTGTCATCAAGGCTTACAATCTGTTTGAATCCCGGGTTAGCACTCACCTGGACCGTAGCAAATGAACGCTCTCTCCATGTCACAGGACCAGTCCTCCCAGgctcctgattggctgaagTCTGCAGCCACACAAGTCTCGTTCTTGTTATCAGGTTGCCCTTTCTTCCAGAAGCTGAATGAGGAGGTACTTCCATCTGACCAATTCCAGGAGTCTCTGAAAAGGCCGATAAGGGCATATTGTCCTCCAGCCACCTCACGCACCTTCTGGTTCTCTGCCACATTTCTCACACTGGCCAGGTCTGTGTGGTGATCTCTGCAGTAACTCTGGGCTTCAGGCCAGGTCATTGTGGTGTTGATGAAGACAAAAGTCACATCTGATCCTGAAAATGGAGCAAAGAGAAGTGTAGAGGCAGCATAACATACAACCTCCCATCCATTATATTGTAAAATGTGCGCACATGAACATGCACAAGTCCAATCTCTGTAATATAATTATAAGATAATATGTCTTCCTCTGGTGGTGTCATCAGGAGACACTGTGTCTCTTTCCACAGTGATGCTGATGAACCACTGAGCTGTTTTCCTGCTCTCATTCCTGCCGTCTTATTATCTGCTGCTCAGTCGGCTGTAAAGCTCTTTGAACGGCACTAACCTGTGTGAAAACTGCTCTTAGTCAGAGTGACTGACTGATACTACAGAGACCTGAATTATGAAAACAAAGAggcaaagagaagcagagaagggaAACTTCACTAGTTAATATTCTCACCTTTGACATCTGCGCAGACTGGATAATGGCTGATGGCACAACCATGGTCGTACCAGAGTCCATCAGAATGCATGTCTGTGCAGACCTTGTCACTGTATCCAGCGTCTGGTCGTCCAGCTGTCCATCGTCTGAACTCCGTCTCCCCGGGTTTGTAGAAACTTGGGTCTGACAGAGACCACCTCCAGCTGCCCAGGACATGGTCATTGTACAGTCCTATCAAGGCTCTCTGAAAGCAATATTTGATTGAGATATAAAGAATTAGactctgctctagctttttGTTGAAGAACATATGTGTACCTAATCTTTCCATCTCCAGTCTTGATACTATCAGTCTGATCCTCTATGACACCTTCATTTTGTTACCCTCCTTTAATAACTCATTACCAGCGATAGTTTCTGATGATCACTTTAACTGATTTTCAAATAGCTTCTCTAGAATATAGATTtctattgttgttttgttttactgcaATAGTTGTTTCTATGTACTACTAAGGagctgtgcattgtccctgtcaaataaataaataaatgatgtacAGATGACCAAAGGCACTAACCCTGCACTCATTTTTCATCACCAACCAGATGAGGCAGAGGCCACTAAAAACATAACTAATATGTAGCCTACGTTATAATGCTTGCTCTTCATCCTCCACCGCATCAATCCCTcatcaaacttttttcaactcatttataaatgccaTCACAGTGATCATTGGGCTTTTTAAAGACACTTTGGAAACTCAGCTGCCGTGACATTTTGCAAT
This genomic interval from Perca fluviatilis chromosome 5, GENO_Pfluv_1.0, whole genome shotgun sequence contains the following:
- the LOC120559078 gene encoding macrophage mannose receptor 1-like translates to MERLLLTITIIIAGAGLSAVSSAAGLHYYFVYDRKNFTEAQRYCREKHTDLVTVDSKEVMKILNNKANLTKMVYSKNRALIGLYNDHVLGSWRWSLSDPSFYKPGETEFRRWTAGRPDAGYSDKVCTDMHSDGLWYDHGCAISHYPVCADVKGSDVTFVFINTTMTWPEAQSYCRDHHTDLASVRNVAENQKVREVAGGQYALIGLFRDSWNWSDGSTSSFSFWKKGQPDNKNETCVAADFSQSGAWEDWSCDMERAFICYGPVVPVSKKVMKVKFENKKNLDLNDPAVMEAMLKQLKQKLRAQGLDDNIKLSWRKQADGKVFHKEDKKTNKRRRKREEL